From Nicotiana tabacum cultivar K326 chromosome 22, ASM71507v2, whole genome shotgun sequence, one genomic window encodes:
- the LOC107765432 gene encoding LOB domain-containing protein 16-like: MASGTGSPCGACKFLRRKCAADCIFAPYFCSEQGPARFAAIHKVFGASNVSKLLLHVPVADRCEAVVTIAYEAQARIKDPVYGCVAHIFALQQQVAYLQAQLMQVKAQMAQSLINNSRNSYPQWPNNMAASVGLMASSFPANNNNNNNPRYTMNSNSSPQSSLESVDHYSDGVNVQEIESRDQVFYQAAYATSRKRPSQTELGELQALALRMMKN; the protein is encoded by the exons ATGGCTTCAGGGACAGGATCACCTTGTGGTGCATGCAAATTTCTGCGCCGCAAATGTGCTGCAGACTGTATATTTGCTCCTTATTTTTGTTCAGAACAAGGGCCAGCTAGATTTGCAGCAATTCATAAGGTGTTTGGAGCAAGTAATGTTTCTAAACTGTTGCTGCATGTTCCAGTGGCTGATCGCTGTGAAGCTGTTGTTACCATAGCTTATGAAGCACAAGCTAGGATCAAAGATCCTGTCTATGGCTGTGTTGCTCATATATTCGCTTTACAACAGCAG GTAGCATACCTGCAAGCTCAACTGATGCAAGTGAAGGCTCAAATGGCACAAAGCTtaataaataattcaagaaattcatATCCTCAATGGCCCAACAATATGGCAGCATCAGTAGGGCTAATGGCATCATCTTTCccagctaataataataataataataatccaaGATATACAATGAACTCCAACTCATCACCACAGAGTTCACTGGAATCCGTTGATCATTACAGTGATGGAGTGAATGTGCAAGAGATAGAGAGCCGAGATCAAGTCTTTTATCAAGCAGCCTATGCTACTAGCAGGAAGAGACCTTCTCAAACTGAGTTGGGTGAACTTCAAGCTTTGGCTCTCAGGATGATGAagaactaa